One genomic window of Campylobacter sp. MIT 99-7217 includes the following:
- a CDS encoding acyl carrier protein: protein MKEIKELFKAIEREDITSEMNNLISDDIIDSIDIMALVAEIEKSYGKALEADFIKAENFESFEAINKMLKEAFG, encoded by the coding sequence ATGAAAGAAATTAAAGAGCTTTTTAAGGCTATTGAAAGAGAGGATATTACGAGCGAGATGAATAATCTTATCAGTGATGATATCATAGATAGCATTGATATAATGGCCTTGGTAGCTGAGATAGAAAAAAGCTATGGTAAGGCCTTGGAGGCTGATTTTATAAAAGCTGAAAATTTTGAAAGCTTTGAGGCTATAAACAAGATGCTAAAAGAGGCCTTTGGCTGA